One stretch of Streptomyces sp. R21 DNA includes these proteins:
- a CDS encoding CGNR zinc finger domain-containing protein, with protein MLITHDTRCALDAVVDLVNTVAEENTADGLADVASLADFVRTHEFSDVGMLSEHDLAAVRKVRDLFAGVFAASDARTAAGLINDLVAAAGTTPRLTDHDGYDWHVHYFAPGASVADHLAADCGMALAFFVVAGEQERLRRCEAPDCGRAFVDLSRNRSRRYCDSRTCGNRLHVAAYRARRKEAAG; from the coding sequence GTGCTGATCACCCACGACACCAGGTGCGCCCTCGACGCCGTGGTGGATCTGGTGAACACGGTGGCGGAGGAAAACACGGCGGACGGGCTCGCGGATGTCGCGTCCCTCGCGGATTTCGTACGAACGCACGAGTTCAGCGATGTCGGGATGCTGTCCGAGCACGATCTCGCGGCCGTACGGAAGGTCCGCGACCTGTTCGCCGGGGTCTTCGCCGCCTCCGACGCGCGGACCGCCGCCGGGCTCATCAATGATCTGGTCGCGGCGGCCGGGACCACGCCGCGCCTCACCGACCACGACGGCTACGACTGGCATGTGCACTACTTCGCACCCGGCGCCTCCGTCGCCGATCACCTCGCGGCCGACTGCGGTATGGCGCTGGCCTTCTTCGTGGTGGCCGGGGAACAGGAGCGGCTGCGGCGCTGCGAGGCCCCCGACTGCGGGCGCGCCTTCGTCGACCTCTCCCGCAATCGCTCGCGCCGCTACTGCGACAGCCGCACCTGCGGAAACCGGCTGCATGTGGCCGCGTACCGGGCGCGACGCAAGGAAGCCGCGGGCTGA
- a CDS encoding SsgA family sporulation/cell division regulator: MNTTVSCELHLRLVVSSESSLPVPAGLRYDTADPYAVHATFHTGAEETVEWVFARDLLAEGLHRPTGTGDVRVWPSRSHGQGVVCIALSSPEGEALLEAPARALESFLKRTDAAVPPGTEHRHFDLDTELSHILAES; encoded by the coding sequence ATGAACACCACGGTCAGCTGCGAGCTGCACCTGCGCCTCGTTGTGTCGAGCGAGTCCTCACTGCCTGTTCCCGCAGGACTGCGGTATGACACGGCCGATCCCTACGCCGTGCACGCCACCTTCCACACCGGAGCCGAGGAAACCGTCGAGTGGGTGTTCGCCCGCGACCTCCTCGCCGAGGGCCTGCACCGGCCCACCGGTACCGGCGACGTCCGAGTCTGGCCGTCCCGGAGTCACGGCCAGGGCGTCGTATGCATCGCCCTGAGCTCCCCCGAGGGCGAAGCCCTGCTCGAGGCCCCGGCGCGGGCCCTGGAGTCCTTCCTGAAGCGAACGGACGCCGCCGTGCCACCTGGCACGGAACACCGGCACTTCGATCTCGACACCGAGCTCTCCCACATCCTCGCCGAGAGCTAG
- a CDS encoding TIGR02611 family protein, with product MNTGSDESGEVAVADDGTKTERALGSRAPEFIKARRALHLSWQVGVFIVGLAVVVAGVIMLPLPGPGWLVIFGGMAIWATEFVWAQLVLRWTKRKVTEATQRALDPRVRRRNIILTTIGLVIVAALVGVYVWKFGIEMPWNIKQ from the coding sequence ATGAATACGGGGAGTGACGAGTCCGGCGAAGTCGCCGTGGCTGACGACGGGACGAAGACGGAGCGCGCACTCGGCTCGCGGGCGCCGGAATTCATCAAGGCGCGCCGCGCTCTGCACCTGAGCTGGCAGGTGGGCGTTTTCATAGTGGGCCTCGCGGTGGTCGTCGCGGGCGTGATCATGCTGCCGCTGCCCGGCCCGGGCTGGCTGGTGATCTTCGGCGGCATGGCGATCTGGGCGACCGAGTTCGTCTGGGCCCAGCTCGTGCTGCGCTGGACTAAGCGCAAGGTCACGGAGGCGACCCAGCGTGCGCTCGACCCCCGGGTGCGGCGCCGCAACATCATCCTGACGACCATCGGCCTGGTGATCGTCGCGGCCCTTGTGGGTGTCTACGTCTGGAAGTTCGGCATCGAGATGCCCTGGAACATCAAGCAGTGA